ATATTCCTCGGTTTTTGTGGCAAGCCCGATAGTCCTCTTATGGAAGGGGAAGAAACCCCTCTCCATTAAGAAGTGAAGCTCCCCGCTTACTACATGCGGGGACAAGCCTAAGGACTGCCGGAATGACGGATTGAGAGACCGACTTTATACACAGACTCTATTTAGCTGTCGTTCATTCCCGCTCACGGAGCGGGGCATTCAGGCGGCATCCTCGTAACGCAACCGTTAGCAGCTTATAGAAAACAGTGTCTGTAACACAATAAAGAGGAGCCCTATGCCTCATAGAAGATGGTTTGTTCAGAAGACAAACCCGGAATACATAGAGTACCTCGCAAAGAGCACCTCCACATCTCCCGCCTTTGCCCAGATATTGATCAACCGGGGCATCAAGACGCCCGCCGAGGTAAGGGTGTTTCTTGATCCCTCCCTTTCAAGGCTTAATGATCCCCTCGAGCTTCAGGGTATAAAGGAGGCAACAGAGATCATTAAGAAGGCCGTCAGGGACAAAAAAAGAATCCTCGTACATGGCGATTACGATACGGACGGGATCACGGGTACTGCAATACTGTTCAGCACCCTGAAAAAAATGGGGGCCGACGTCCTGTATTTCATTCCCGACAGGAGGCTTCACGGTTACGGATTCAACCGGCCCGGTGTAGAGTTTGCCGCAGAGTCCGGTGTCCGGCTTATAATCACCGTCGACTGTGGCATAACATCCTTCAAGGCGGTTAAGGAGTCTTCCGACAGGGGAATCGGGGTTGTGATTACAGACCACCACGAGCCCGCAAAGGACGATTCAGGCAAAACCGTACTCCCCGGGGCAGCGGCACTCATAAATCCAAAGATCGACGATGCCCTCTCGATAATTTCCGGTTCAACAGTTGCATTCAAGCTTGCAGCCGCACTCATCGGCATGGACAATGCCCTCGACATGATTGACCTTGCTTCCCTTGGAACAATTGCCGACGTTGTCCCACTTGTCGGTGAAAACAGGGTAATCGTTAAAGAGGGCTTAAGACTTATAAATGAATCTCCTCGAACGGGTATTTCTGCAATGAAAGACGTATCGGGACTCAATGGCAGGAAATTAACCGCCGGCCTCCTGTCCTTTTCTCTGATTCCCCGTCTGAACGCCTCGGGCAGGATAGACAACGCCAATGACGTGATCAAAATGCTTGTAACTGAAAACTACAATGAAGCCATAGCCCTTGCAAGGCGGCTGAACGACCTCAACAAAAAAAGGCAGCAAATTGAAGAAGAGATATACCAGGAGGCCCTTGCCATGCTCAAGGAAAAGGGCCATGATTTTTCGATAGTTCTTGCATCCGAAGGCTGGCACGAAGGTGTTGTGGGCATTGTGGCATCGAGGCTTGCAGATGCCTACTACAGACCGGCCTTCATCTTCGGCATCACGGATGGTATTGCAAAGGGATCCGCCCGCAGTATCCCGCCCCTTGACCTCTATCATGGAATCTCTCTATGCAAGGATATCCTCTTATCCTTCGGTGGACACAGGCAGGCAGCCGGTCTTAAATTGCGGGCCGGGGATGTGGAACTCTTCGAGACAAGGATGAACCGGATAATACCGGACAGCCTGACCGATTCCGATCTTGTCCCTACCTTGAAAATCGATGCATCCGTAGCCTTCCGGGAGGTCGGCTTTTCACTTGTAAGGGAGATCGACCTCATGGAACCACTGGGTTTCGGAAATTCCTCTCCCGTGTTAGGCACAAGAGGTCTTGAAGCTGTGGGACCAAAAATTGTGGGGAAGAAGCACCTGAAGATGAGACTTAAACACCGTTCATACATCCTTGATGCAATCGGATTTGATATGGGGGACAAGGCGGATATACTTGACGGCACAAAGCTCATCGATGCCGTCTATACCCCTACCATAAATGTGTGGGAAAGAGGAAGGACACTCCAGCTCCGTCTCCTCTCCTTCAGGCAATCCCCCCTTTAATTATCTCGTCTATCTGCTTCCTGTCAAGGACCTCCTCCTTAATCAACGCCTCCG
This genomic stretch from bacterium BMS3Abin08 harbors:
- the recJ gene encoding single-stranded-DNA-specific exonuclease RecJ: MPHRRWFVQKTNPEYIEYLAKSTSTSPAFAQILINRGIKTPAEVRVFLDPSLSRLNDPLELQGIKEATEIIKKAVRDKKRILVHGDYDTDGITGTAILFSTLKKMGADVLYFIPDRRLHGYGFNRPGVEFAAESGVRLIITVDCGITSFKAVKESSDRGIGVVITDHHEPAKDDSGKTVLPGAAALINPKIDDALSIISGSTVAFKLAAALIGMDNALDMIDLASLGTIADVVPLVGENRVIVKEGLRLINESPRTGISAMKDVSGLNGRKLTAGLLSFSLIPRLNASGRIDNANDVIKMLVTENYNEAIALARRLNDLNKKRQQIEEEIYQEALAMLKEKGHDFSIVLASEGWHEGVVGIVASRLADAYYRPAFIFGITDGIAKGSARSIPPLDLYHGISLCKDILLSFGGHRQAAGLKLRAGDVELFETRMNRIIPDSLTDSDLVPTLKIDASVAFREVGFSLVREIDLMEPLGFGNSSPVLGTRGLEAVGPKIVGKKHLKMRLKHRSYILDAIGFDMGDKADILDGTKLIDAVYTPTINVWERGRTLQLRLLSFRQSPL